The following are encoded together in the Glycine soja cultivar W05 chromosome 5, ASM419377v2, whole genome shotgun sequence genome:
- the LOC114411274 gene encoding uncharacterized protein LOC114411274, with protein sequence MRLNAYESSRLYKEKVKAYHDKKLLKKEFRPGQQVLLFNSRLKFFPGKLKSKCSGPFTIKEVRPYRAVELFDPQSETPDRTWIVNGQRLKLYHGGNIERLTTILQLQDP encoded by the coding sequence ATGAGATTGAATGCTTATGAGTCTTCAAGACTGTAcaaagaaaaagtgaaggcttATCATGATAAGAAGCTGCTAAAAAAGGAATTTAGGCCAGGACAACAAGTGCTGCTGTTCAACTCAAGATTGAAGTTCTTTCCAGGAAAGTTAAAATCCAAATGCTCTGGACCATTCACCATCAAGGAAGTCAGGCCATATAGAGCAGTGGAATTATTTGACCCTCAGTCAGAAACTCCGGATAGAACATGGATAGTAAATGGTCAGAGATTAAAGCTATACCATGGTGGGAACATTGAGAGACTGACCACCATTCTGCAATTACAAGACCCTTAG